From a region of the Armatimonas rosea genome:
- a CDS encoding nuclear transport factor 2 family protein yields the protein MENEFTSEHPSPQAVIRAFYNEALVVRSPQTAFLRFMAPDFIEHKPDVAEGTRAKAAEFLESIMAELPDATWEIVRTIAEDNLVALHARFTPAPGAPIYAIVDIFRVEQGLIVEHWDVVAGPPREQRNPNSRF from the coding sequence ATGGAAAACGAATTCACCTCTGAGCATCCCTCCCCTCAGGCCGTGATACGGGCGTTCTACAACGAAGCGCTCGTGGTCCGCAGCCCCCAGACGGCGTTCTTGCGCTTTATGGCACCTGACTTTATCGAGCACAAGCCCGATGTTGCCGAGGGCACACGCGCCAAGGCGGCTGAGTTTCTCGAAAGCATCATGGCAGAGCTACCGGATGCGACTTGGGAGATTGTCCGGACCATTGCCGAAGACAACCTTGTTGCTCTGCACGCCCGGTTCACTCCCGCACCTGGCGCCCCTATCTATGCGATTGTCGATATCTTTCGTGTCGAGCAGGGGCTTATTGTGGAGCACTGGGATGTGGTGGCGGGTCCTCCACGCGAGCAACGCAATCCAAATTCTCGCTTCTGA